From Corynebacterium frankenforstense DSM 45800, the proteins below share one genomic window:
- the orn gene encoding oligoribonuclease: protein MSAQATENHTVAPKDDRLVWIDLEMTGLDIHRHTIVEIAALVTDAHLNILGEGVDLVVHATDEELAEMDDFVQNMHATNGLTEEIRASEVTMEQAEQAVLDLIAKHCDPDHPAPLAGNSIATDRSFIREQMPRLDAALHYRMVDVSSIKELTRRWYPRVYHHQPDKGMAHRALADIVESIRELDYYRRAAFVAEPGPTSEEATTAQQEATEAYQPFL, encoded by the coding sequence ATGTCCGCACAAGCGACCGAAAATCACACCGTGGCCCCCAAGGACGACCGGCTGGTCTGGATCGACCTCGAGATGACCGGCCTGGACATCCACCGGCACACCATCGTCGAGATCGCCGCACTGGTCACCGACGCCCACCTCAACATCCTCGGCGAAGGGGTGGACCTGGTCGTCCACGCCACCGACGAGGAGCTGGCGGAGATGGACGACTTCGTCCAGAACATGCACGCCACCAACGGCCTGACCGAGGAGATCCGCGCCTCGGAGGTGACCATGGAGCAGGCGGAGCAGGCCGTGCTCGACCTGATCGCGAAGCACTGCGACCCCGACCACCCCGCTCCCCTGGCCGGCAACTCCATCGCCACCGACCGCTCCTTCATCCGCGAGCAGATGCCGCGCCTGGACGCCGCCCTGCACTACCGGATGGTCGACGTCTCCTCGATCAAGGAGCTCACGCGGCGCTGGTACCCGCGCGTCTACCACCACCAGCCCGACAAGGGCATGGCCCACCGCGCGCTGGCCGACATCGTCGAGTCCATCCGCGAGCTCGACTACTACCGCCGCGCGGCCTTCGTCGCAGAACCGGGCCCGACCTCGGAGGAGGCGACCACCGCGCAGCAGGAGGCCACCGAGGCCTACCAGCCGTTTTTGTAA
- a CDS encoding L,D-transpeptidase, which yields MKHYRTRAFVAAALTAVALVASGCTIGEAGPDHENTAEVEEASQDAEPEVSVKDDATEVDPSVPVKVTSAGEGLKDVTMTNEQGYEVEAKFNGDHTEWTTDEVLGYNRTYTVKATDRNGKKTSVQFQTIMPSYTANVALSPLEDSEVGIGQTIAARFSVPVEDRQAAQDAIKVTTEPSVEGAFFWVNNYEVRWRPENYWEPGTKVKVEADIYGKDLGGGVYGESDNATRFTIGDDVRTVIDDSTKEMTVYRNGEALRTIPVSLGRDGAYATPNGIYMIGDKNPSMIMDSETFGLSHEAGGYRTAVDWATQMSYSGIYVHSAPWSVWAQGSQNTSHGCINVTPEAAKWFQDTVKRGDIVEVKNTSGETLSGYDGLGDWNIPWKTWKAGNAKDNSAA from the coding sequence ATGAAGCATTACCGGACACGGGCGTTCGTCGCCGCCGCGTTGACGGCCGTCGCGCTGGTGGCGTCAGGTTGCACGATCGGCGAGGCCGGTCCCGACCACGAGAACACGGCCGAGGTCGAGGAGGCCTCGCAGGACGCCGAACCGGAGGTCTCCGTGAAGGACGACGCCACCGAGGTCGACCCCTCGGTGCCGGTGAAGGTGACCTCCGCGGGCGAGGGCCTCAAGGACGTCACCATGACCAACGAGCAGGGGTACGAGGTCGAGGCCAAGTTCAACGGGGACCACACGGAGTGGACCACCGACGAGGTCCTCGGCTACAACCGCACCTACACGGTCAAGGCCACCGACAGGAACGGCAAGAAGACCTCCGTCCAGTTCCAGACGATCATGCCGTCCTACACCGCCAACGTTGCGCTCTCGCCGCTGGAGGACTCCGAGGTCGGCATCGGCCAGACCATCGCGGCGCGCTTCTCCGTGCCGGTCGAGGACCGCCAGGCCGCCCAGGATGCCATCAAGGTGACCACCGAGCCGTCCGTCGAGGGCGCCTTCTTCTGGGTGAACAACTACGAGGTGCGCTGGCGCCCCGAGAACTACTGGGAGCCGGGCACCAAGGTCAAGGTCGAGGCCGACATCTACGGCAAGGACCTCGGCGGCGGGGTCTACGGCGAGTCCGACAACGCCACCCGGTTCACCATCGGCGACGACGTGCGCACCGTCATCGACGACTCCACCAAGGAGATGACCGTCTACCGCAACGGCGAGGCGCTGCGCACCATCCCGGTCTCCCTGGGCCGCGACGGCGCCTACGCCACCCCGAACGGCATCTACATGATCGGCGACAAGAACCCGTCGATGATCATGGACTCCGAGACCTTCGGCCTCTCGCACGAGGCTGGCGGCTACCGCACCGCGGTCGACTGGGCCACGCAGATGTCCTACTCGGGCATCTACGTCCACTCCGCGCCGTGGTCGGTGTGGGCGCAGGGCTCGCAGAACACCTCGCACGGCTGCATCAACGTCACGCCCGAGGCCGCCAAGTGGTTCCAGGACACCGTCAAGCGCGGCGACATCGTCGAGGTCAAGAACACCTCCGGCGAGACGCTCTCCGGCTACGACGGCCTGGGCGACTGGAACATCCCCTGGAAGACCTGGAAGGCCGGCAACGCCAAGGACAACTCCGCCGCCTGA
- a CDS encoding glutaminase codes for MKSPVPQYLENLLDEVRDNTDGAVADYIPNLAEADPDPLAIALCTVSGRIYAAGDADRLFTMQSITKPFIFGLALQEHGEKVLDVVGLEPSGESFNELSLDRSTHRPMNPMINAGAIAVNQLINGTESSVEDRVAVIHDFLGRLAGRRLSVDGDLADNELAGADRNLALAHMLRSHGVINDDARDAVDSYIRQCAAEVSVRDLAVMAATLANGGVQPQTGERVLDAGVARLTLAVMSSAGMYDGAGRWMARVGIPAKSGVSGGLLGSLPGQLGIGTFSPRLDSEGNSVRGRLLYERLSDSMGLHLMNPAEVGVHAVRSILVHGEDTVLTLQGVINFSAAESILHEIARHDFTEGRLVLDVTRVVTVESIGRRFLSSVLAKMRSAGLDIALHDPEDRLRELTVDGDRPESLDAEELAEVESEPPENDGEW; via the coding sequence ATCAAGTCGCCGGTGCCGCAGTACCTGGAGAACCTGCTCGACGAGGTGCGCGACAACACCGACGGCGCGGTGGCCGACTACATCCCGAACCTCGCCGAGGCCGACCCGGACCCGTTGGCGATCGCGCTGTGCACCGTCTCCGGGCGCATCTACGCCGCCGGCGACGCCGACCGGCTGTTCACCATGCAGTCGATCACCAAGCCGTTCATCTTCGGGCTCGCGCTGCAGGAGCACGGCGAGAAGGTGCTCGACGTCGTCGGGCTGGAGCCGTCGGGGGAGTCCTTCAACGAGCTCTCGCTGGACCGCAGCACCCACCGGCCGATGAACCCGATGATCAACGCCGGCGCCATCGCGGTCAACCAGCTGATCAACGGCACCGAGTCCAGCGTCGAGGACCGCGTGGCTGTCATCCACGACTTCCTCGGCAGGCTCGCCGGGCGCCGTTTGAGCGTCGACGGGGACCTGGCCGACAACGAGCTGGCCGGCGCCGACCGCAACCTCGCGCTGGCGCACATGCTGCGCAGCCACGGCGTGATCAACGACGACGCGCGCGACGCCGTCGACAGCTACATCCGGCAGTGCGCGGCCGAGGTCAGCGTGCGCGACCTGGCCGTGATGGCCGCGACCCTGGCCAACGGCGGGGTGCAGCCGCAGACCGGCGAGCGCGTCCTCGACGCCGGGGTCGCGCGCCTGACGCTGGCGGTGATGAGCTCGGCGGGCATGTACGACGGCGCCGGGCGCTGGATGGCGCGCGTCGGCATCCCCGCGAAGTCGGGCGTCTCCGGCGGGCTGCTCGGCTCCCTGCCCGGGCAGCTGGGCATCGGCACCTTCTCGCCGCGGCTGGACTCCGAGGGCAACAGCGTGCGCGGCCGGCTGCTCTACGAGAGGCTCTCCGACTCGATGGGCCTGCACCTGATGAACCCGGCCGAGGTCGGCGTCCACGCGGTGCGCTCCATCCTGGTCCACGGCGAGGACACGGTGCTCACCCTGCAGGGCGTGATCAACTTCTCCGCCGCCGAGTCGATCCTGCACGAGATCGCCCGCCACGACTTCACCGAGGGGCGCCTGGTCCTCGACGTCACGCGCGTGGTCACCGTCGAGTCGATCGGCCGCAGGTTCCTGTCCTCGGTGCTGGCGAAGATGCGTTCGGCCGGCCTGGACATCGCGCTGCACGACCCGGAGGACCGCCTGCGCGAGCTGACCGTCGACGGCGACCGGCCCGAGAGCCTGGACGCCGAGGAGCTCGCCGAGGTCGAGTCCGAGCCGCCGGAGAACGACGGGGAGTGGTGA
- a CDS encoding LacI family DNA-binding transcriptional regulator yields the protein MQSAESTPEGEPDRKVTIYDVAAAAGVSAATVSRALSKPDRVSFRTAEKVRTAAAKLGYRRELATRSNPGRERTGNLGIVVADITNPFFLEIIRGAEHAARVAEFQVLVANVDEVRGRSSTAAEAFIPHVDALLLASARLSNNDVTKIARRLPTVCVNRPVPGVPSVLVDNYDGAIKAAGHLEEVGARSITYVGGPDGSWADATRLRGLLDAVGNAETTEEVVTFTRSTQQLPLEQVRRLARVSVHHMHADAPTTRGGRRAFVRWRKDPTDAVMCFNDLVAIGFMQQARHDGWRVPEDVAVIGFDNTELTTIVRPSLTTVAGPLRSIGRVAAANAMALVRGERGPMSRPRVLPNRLIERESTRRAPGGD from the coding sequence ATGCAGTCAGCAGAGTCGACGCCGGAGGGCGAGCCGGACCGCAAGGTCACGATCTACGACGTCGCCGCGGCGGCCGGGGTGTCGGCCGCGACGGTCTCCCGGGCGCTGAGCAAACCGGACCGGGTCAGCTTCCGCACCGCGGAGAAGGTGCGCACGGCCGCCGCGAAGCTCGGTTACCGGCGCGAGCTGGCCACGCGCAGCAACCCTGGGCGCGAGCGCACGGGCAACCTCGGCATCGTGGTCGCGGACATCACCAACCCGTTCTTCCTGGAGATCATCCGCGGCGCCGAGCACGCCGCGCGCGTCGCCGAGTTCCAGGTGCTCGTGGCCAACGTCGACGAGGTCCGCGGGCGCTCGAGCACGGCCGCCGAGGCGTTCATCCCGCACGTAGACGCGCTGTTGCTGGCCTCGGCGCGCCTGAGCAACAACGACGTCACCAAGATCGCCCGCCGCCTGCCGACGGTGTGCGTCAACCGACCGGTGCCCGGGGTGCCCAGCGTGCTGGTCGATAACTACGACGGCGCGATCAAGGCCGCGGGTCACCTCGAGGAGGTCGGCGCGCGCTCGATCACCTACGTCGGCGGGCCGGACGGCTCGTGGGCGGACGCGACGCGGCTGCGCGGGCTGCTCGACGCGGTGGGCAACGCGGAGACCACCGAGGAGGTGGTCACCTTCACCCGCAGCACGCAACAGCTGCCGCTGGAGCAGGTGCGCCGGCTGGCGCGGGTCTCCGTGCACCACATGCACGCCGACGCGCCGACCACCCGCGGCGGGCGCCGGGCCTTCGTGCGCTGGCGCAAGGACCCGACCGACGCGGTGATGTGCTTCAACGACCTGGTGGCCATCGGCTTCATGCAGCAGGCCCGCCACGACGGCTGGCGCGTGCCCGAGGACGTCGCCGTGATCGGCTTCGACAACACGGAGCTGACCACGATCGTGCGGCCCTCGCTGACCACGGTGGCCGGGCCTCTGCGCTCGATCGGGCGCGTCGCCGCGGCCAACGCGATGGCGCTGGTGCGCGGCGAACGCGGGCCGATGAGCCGGCCGCGGGTGCTGCCAAACCGGCTGATCGAACGGGAGTCGACGCGGCGCGCGCCCGGCGGGGACTGA